The Balaenoptera acutorostrata chromosome 13, mBalAcu1.1, whole genome shotgun sequence region TTCTCcaacacatttatttctttaaaggaatGGATTCTGAAGAGAAAAAACATGGGGCAGAGAGgtatggaatagaaaataaatacaaatgtaagCTGTTTTGCTAATTGCTTTATAACCACAACAAACTAGTACAGAGAATGCCCTGTacaaaacaacacaataaagATCGAGGTGTTCCCTTAGGCAAGGCTGAAGGTTTCAGTCTCTGGTATTTGGATAGGCTGCAGtccttgtttttggatggatcaCTGCGTGTGGCACAGTCCATGCTTTTAACCAGATTTAAACAGGAGAATGGCCACTTGGCCCAGGTAGAAGTAGATGAAGTGTTTGGTTTCATGTGTCACATAACTACCGAAGTTCCTCCCCACGATGCAGTGCCAGGTGGGGTTGTACTTCTTGTCAAActcctgggggaaggggaggagaaaaagaacacagaatttTAGTGCTAAACCAGAGGTCAGAGTTTGCCTCCTAGATAAGCAGAGCAGAAAGAAGGAACGTCAGCATCTGCAAATTCTTAGAATGAAAGAATGTTCCTCAGCTCCAAATCGCCTACATGGTGCATTAATGCAAACATACTTGCAATCTGAGCTAAGCGGGgaatgggggctggggaggtAAAAGTCAGAAAGGGCAGCCTCAGAGACAGAGCGCTTTGTTATCATGGCAATTACACCTTCATAACTTCTAGAATATTCTTATTCATTAACAGCAGGTGACATTAGTTCTAGTTTATCCTCTAGTTTTTAAACAGAGCCAAACTATCCTCCTACTGTACGACATGCACCTACAAAAGCCaagaaaacagtaaatatttagcTCAAAATACCCCCATTATAACTCATTTCAGTATTATTGAAAACAAAAGACTTCCAAAAGAACAAAGCCTTAATGAGCTTCTAAACCACTGTGGATCAAAATTTAAACGGACAAGACACTTGGCACTCCACTGTCCCTATAAAAAGAATGCTGGAAGCAGAACCTGACAGCTACCTGGGCAAATTTTATCTTTACTAAGTCAATAGCCCTTCTTCCCACATCTATCCTGATAGTGCTCATCTACCACCTGGTCCTCAAGGAGAGCAAATTGCAGTAACAACTTTTCCCTattttccccacccccagaggcTCTAGGCTTCACTGGGTAGCTCTAGGCAGGGGCCAAAGCTAGTCCTTCTCTATGAAAGTACTACAAGTCTCTGGTGAGTTAAGCAAAATTTGGCTACTATTGTATTGTACACAGCAAGAACGTCTTTTAGATTAAGGGGAATAAAATTCTTACAAACTAGACCAACGCACTGCTGCTGCCTTTGTCAAAAAggtatttatttctgctccatCTTATTAAGTCTTTCATCTTCTCATTCTCGACTGGAACCCTCCCACGGCTTAGGCTGCCAGCTTCCTTCCCTTCTAGAAAACATAGCTCGAGAAGTTGGCAGGCCTGCCAGCTTTCTACAGACTGCCATTTACCAATCCCCCAACCTAGTACCCAGCCATCACTACCACCCACTTTCCCTCAACTGCCGACTGACTCCCCACTGAAGGCTGGCAAGATCTCCCTTCGGCCCTGCTGGAAACACCCACGCAGCTCCCCCCTCTCGAGCACCCAGATGGATCCTGGGCGCAGCAATCATGCAGAAGGGGGAACCGCTGCTGCCTGATCCTAGAAACCGTTACTAGGTGGCGCTTTCCCCGTGGAGctgggtaattaaaaaaaaaaaaaaaaaaacttcgaGCGCTGAGGGGCCGATCTTCAAGAGAAGCGCAAAATTCATTTGCGTCCTTTTCTGGAAACCTCTACACCCGCGCTACTTTGCGTGCCCCCCCAAGTATCTCTGCCATTGCTCGGGGGACGCAGGATCGAGGAGAAGGAACTAAGTTGTGACTCGCCCCAGCTGAGCGCAAACCGCCCGAAACCCCACGCCCGCGCCCTGTCCTCACCTTCTTGATATGGGCCGCAATGTCCTTCTCTATATTATACTTCTCCAATGCCTGAGTAGCACACTCCACCGAGTCTTGTTGCATCTCCTCCGACATATCGGCATTTTTGATCACGGCCTTTCGGTCACACATGGTTACCTGGGGGGCGAGGCCCGGGCAAAGGGTGAGGAGTTGGGGTATGGGCTGCGCCTGCGAGGCGCCAGCTTCCCCGGGCCGCTCCGCCCGCCCCACGCCACCCCGGGAcgaccccccaccccacttctcaGGAAGCGCGGGCCGCGCGGACCGAACGGCGGGGTAAGTCCGGCAGGGGACGAAGCCAGATAGTGGAACCCCCCCGAGTCTCTCACCAAAGAGCAGGGGCTGGCCGACTGCAACGgtctcctgggggaggggctggcgaGGCTCAGACCCGTCGAGGCAAGCGGTCCCGACTAAAGCCGTGGCGCATCTATGGAGCCCCACGCCACCCGCCGCCGCCTAGTACCTAAGCCCCGCCCTGCtcccgccggccccgccccttACCGAACGTCCCTATTGGCTTGACACAGCCCCCAGAACTCTCCCATTGGCCCATGGACTCAATGGTTCCCTCAGGATCTTTCTCCCGCATTTTGTTGCAGACCACAATGCACCGCTCTCGGCGTCGGTTGCCCCGGCAATGGGCCGCACGAGATGAGGCCAAACACCCCGAAGGTGGTGCTGGGGTGGGGTCGCGAGGACCGCCCAGCGGCTAGAGAGGTGCGAAGGAAGCTTCCGCCCAGGTCAAGAGAAGTGATTCCAAATTTACGGAGGTTGTCCCAGAGTGTGTTCTCGAATAAGGATTGTCTTTGGAAGTTGGTTATCCTACGTCCCTTCCTCCCATCCCAGGTCGGAAGGATTTACCCTTTCTGAGGTAGCCAATCGCTTCACTAGAAGGGTATCTCTTAAGCAGGGCTGGCTTCGTGGGCAAGTGATCCGTGCAGTCGCAGAAGAGGAGCACCAGggtttggtttaatgctctgctgtctcatttttgaaattcgtttttttttttttaaacaagggacGCCACATTTTCATATTGCATTGGGCCATGCAAATTATGCAGCCGGACCTCCTCTGAAATATGGGAGTGGGGGTGTCGGAGGTCCTCAGAAATGGGAGAGGGTTTCCTTATGAATTAAGATTATCCCCGAGAGTGGGGTCTCCCTGCTGGGCAATGCAGACCTCATTTAAGGGGGTGGGGGGCCCTCCGGGTGGATTTGGGAGTGCTGATCCCGGTGGTGTGTGTCCAGGGTGGGGCTTCTTGCTCAGATGAGGCAGTCTTTCCTGTGTGGGAGTTTCTTGGTGGGGATTTACCTCTAGGGCGGAGGTGCCCTAATGAATAGAATGGCATCCCTCAGAGGTATTTCCTCTGGTTTAGGGAGACTAACCACTAAGTGGTTAAAAAAGCAAGGacttggggtggggttggggagcaGGATCAGATctggatttaaatatttaaatcctaGCCCTGTCATTTTACTAGCtgtttgaacctcagttttctaatctgagGGATTAGAAAACAAATCTAATTAGAAAACTAACTTAGTAAAGGGACTAAATATAAAAGGAAACCACTTCATAGGCATGTTGGGAGTATTAAATAAACTAATGCATTTGAAGTTCTCAGCACAACTtgtggcacatagtaagggctgGAAGAATCTTACCGATAGCTGTCAATTTATGGAACTGTCCCAAGAGTCATGGCAAGGTTTTGAACAACCAACCCGTAAATGCCTAAAATGTGTTTTTGAACTTCCATAAACAAGTTATCAGTTTAATCATGTAACCAGAAGCTTTCTGTTTACATTTCTGCCTGTTTCTACTTGACCACCCACTCTCATTAATCCAGAGCCCCTTACAATTTGATCAGAGGCACACAATGCCAAAGAGAAACCAGCTGGGAATAATGAGAAACTCGGGTACAACATATGCATATCAATTAAATCAAAGTAAGAGACTTTTCCCAGTTTCAGGTTTCCAGTGGTGGGATTATGGGTTGGAGGAGTTAAAGTAGTTCTACACGGAGT contains the following coding sequences:
- the DYNLL1 gene encoding dynein light chain 1, cytoplasmic — translated: MCDRKAVIKNADMSEEMQQDSVECATQALEKYNIEKDIAAHIKKEFDKKYNPTWHCIVGRNFGSYVTHETKHFIYFYLGQVAILLFKSG